One window from the genome of Xenorhabdus bovienii SS-2004 encodes:
- a CDS encoding cupin-like domain-containing protein: MSLFGNTWNALGDVAMWAFEEMSIYRRRQGTQREVGNNDALAHFEAAEYRKVEKVSDISVAEFSERYLMKKEPVIVTDGLRGWRAKQIWSFDYFCQEFGDMSVRLQDAGFKPKDHVELRTYLREIASLPAVELGEMGDNLSYLRYTYDSFFKHLLFTWGFGHRVKTNSFSFLAFQRIQEHWRRPYFLPDGGYKIPWVQIGSLHPNKRMCQDWGLYFSAPGACTRLHVDGMRTNAVLCQVAGRKAGWIFSASLENVVRDAAESRIALSPVASQISGRKNQADSPHSKDCIWQFDLLPGEIMLIPKGLAHEVHTLSPSISLTYNFVTNSEYRDYFNFKRERGHGWIANAPIAAVPEFARIYQRNQRL; encoded by the coding sequence ATGAGTCTTTTTGGTAATACATGGAATGCGCTCGGTGATGTCGCGATGTGGGCGTTTGAAGAAATGAGTATTTATCGGCGCAGGCAGGGGACACAGCGAGAGGTTGGCAACAACGATGCACTGGCGCACTTTGAGGCGGCTGAATATCGCAAGGTGGAGAAAGTTTCGGACATTTCTGTCGCTGAGTTCAGCGAACGCTACTTAATGAAGAAAGAACCGGTTATTGTCACTGATGGTTTGAGAGGCTGGCGAGCGAAGCAAATCTGGAGCTTTGATTACTTTTGTCAGGAGTTCGGCGATATGTCCGTACGATTGCAGGATGCGGGATTCAAACCGAAAGACCATGTTGAGTTGCGCACCTATTTGCGGGAAATCGCGTCATTGCCTGCCGTTGAACTGGGCGAAATGGGGGACAACCTTAGCTATCTGCGATACACCTACGATTCATTTTTTAAACACCTGCTGTTCACTTGGGGATTTGGTCACAGGGTGAAAACCAACTCGTTCAGTTTTCTGGCGTTTCAACGCATTCAGGAGCATTGGCGCAGACCATATTTTCTGCCGGATGGCGGTTATAAGATCCCCTGGGTTCAGATAGGATCTCTGCACCCCAACAAGCGGATGTGTCAGGATTGGGGACTCTATTTTTCTGCTCCGGGAGCGTGTACCCGTTTACATGTCGATGGTATGCGAACCAATGCGGTGTTGTGTCAGGTTGCGGGCAGAAAAGCAGGCTGGATCTTTTCTGCTTCGCTTGAAAATGTGGTCAGAGATGCTGCTGAAAGTCGTATTGCTTTATCACCCGTCGCCTCCCAAATCTCCGGTAGAAAAAATCAGGCAGATTCACCACACAGCAAAGATTGCATATGGCAATTCGATTTGCTGCCGGGTGAGATTATGCTGATCCCCAAAGGGTTAGCCCATGAAGTGCATACCTTATCGCCGAGTATTTCTTTGACTTATAACTTTGTCACTAATTCGGAATATCGTGATTACTTCAATTTCAAACGCGAGCGCGGCCATGGCTGGATAGCAAATGCACCGATTGCCGCTGTTCCAGAATTCGCCCGTATTTACCAGCGTAACCAGAGGCTTTAG
- a CDS encoding beta-ketoacyl synthase N-terminal-like domain-containing protein → MRTEIREDLDIAVIGLSGRFPGAGNYSEFWRNLLMGVDGISRFTAEELLKAGHDAGKIRHKDFVPVNGVLEGAQYFDAEFFGYSQAEAALLDPQTRLMMECVWHALENAGVDPDKRSRNIGLFLGARSSVQWTMQAMLSEQVENTGGFLASQLSNKDAMSTLISWKLGLEGPSFTLQTACSTSLVSVHQAVQSLLSGECDFAVAGGVSLLLPQQNGHTYQDGMLFSKDGKTRAFDAEATGSVFGSGLGAVVLRRAGDAIADNDPIWAILKGSAINNDGARKVGYTAPSVKGQAEVIRSALQMAEVDAADLDFIECHGTATSLGDSIEFMALREVFNERGSSASAEETLNQCALGTVKTNIGHLDSAAGIAGFIKMVLALRHGMIPPTLHFQRPNPQLEFEHSPFYVNTRAELWPSNQGKLRTGGVSSFGIGGTNAHMVLQQYVLPPQTMKTSGGDKVPGVCFFPFSAKNSTSLARQLESVSQWLVSQPDPDLSALSHTLGKRHSFPYRAVFAADSKFALMQQIERYLAPDEQTESLALVRQVLETTSPDSLSENFAAISDWVSGQTKELEKCLFSPGNGQPLMDVPGYAFIREEHGIGHITDKIWSQIADIVAAPDGKDLSKNTAGLLTPFWKPLRLPAQPMSEVKPDTVLLVDQTLASLASGLADNSQIEVVSLDMLCPVRMRNVLAKLSSGSQITGSQKNPSLVLSLAFPTEGFSFAPASLQILSELGRALAETDFSVFTSVHIYLIAPAFSMTGDNGYLAESVLTVAALKALALVIPQEIPGVSCAFLSIQNPSTDWTPAALTRLLQTPLHGPLKLNDEGLFVEDFRCPDAEENDVLDAAYFSGKTYVITGAGGRMAKAMARVIARRFQGRLALISRQPADSPAMRSLQEELKDAGAEAVEIFPYALESEADALALFESIRRRFGEINVVLHAAGVTDGDSFSPLVQLNADHYCTQLAPKAQVAAVLANVFESIPVEYCFVTSSMSAFFGGIAHAPYAAANLFLDGWGQMQNRRLTGTRWVVVNWETVHFDEDRRADALVWGANEVALSGAEFPALFERSLREYDHENQKIFSAGQFMDRLYAWGGRRAAKIDHRPQAGGNVKLKPRPKTLTSVYQSPANEMQKEIAAIWSSILGIDGIGIDDRFMELGGDSLKTIVMAEKVYKKLGKRVSIQDFFSQPTLREIERQLVNDQNASHPILPAIDPSEPIIASADQELLYIHQTTFTDASYNMPMAFQCPAAISAIAIATAIEQVADRHPVLKCLFKRQGTNLMMLPQLDAKVSLAIFEAEPAQEENQARLEQFAKAPFDLHTELPMRAMMIKGTDAGQFHQVLIVVHHIVCDAVSLGILAHDFQNRLEERPLPEPEYSFAAYRRYRLEFENEDQVRKNKAYWLANLLPLPASLVLPTVDDYDGHIDADSHRGVTRVKSLSAQTSEEIRCFCRDLGLPVFTFFLGTFGVLMTKIARAESFLLGVPVTGRTQPEELALVGYLVNMLALKIEPDTDFAMTDYLLELNAQWSESIPYQTYPMSALLDDLSTEHDFQNRQGKHPLFDVVFGYLPLSLSGADESAWRPGFSRLELTSDTAKFDLVMEISETQETFDCTIQFRERMFSEAIIMAVFEYFFALIEEVLTDPDTEIQELLKNLSGEPTPEMSAQTSGQNVDSEFNF, encoded by the coding sequence ATGCGTACAGAAATAAGAGAAGATTTGGATATCGCTGTCATCGGTTTATCAGGCCGGTTTCCGGGAGCAGGGAATTACAGTGAGTTCTGGCGAAATTTACTGATGGGCGTGGATGGGATCTCCCGCTTTACGGCAGAAGAATTGCTTAAAGCAGGGCATGATGCCGGCAAGATACGTCATAAAGACTTCGTGCCGGTTAACGGAGTACTGGAAGGTGCACAGTATTTCGATGCGGAGTTCTTCGGCTACAGTCAGGCAGAAGCGGCGCTTTTGGATCCGCAAACCCGTTTGATGATGGAGTGCGTTTGGCATGCTTTAGAGAACGCCGGCGTCGATCCGGACAAACGGAGTCGTAATATCGGGCTGTTTCTGGGGGCGCGTAGTTCGGTGCAGTGGACGATGCAGGCGATGTTGTCTGAACAGGTTGAGAATACAGGCGGCTTTCTTGCCTCCCAATTGTCCAATAAAGATGCGATGAGTACGCTAATCTCCTGGAAGTTAGGACTGGAAGGCCCCAGTTTCACCTTGCAGACCGCCTGTTCAACCAGTTTGGTCAGTGTCCATCAGGCCGTGCAGAGCTTGTTGAGTGGTGAATGTGATTTCGCCGTTGCCGGCGGAGTCAGCCTGCTGTTACCGCAGCAAAACGGGCATACCTATCAAGACGGGATGTTATTTTCGAAAGACGGCAAGACCAGAGCGTTTGACGCGGAGGCTACCGGCAGCGTGTTCGGTAGCGGACTCGGCGCGGTAGTATTGCGGCGGGCGGGAGATGCTATTGCGGATAACGATCCTATCTGGGCGATCCTCAAAGGCTCTGCCATTAACAACGATGGTGCCCGCAAGGTAGGCTACACCGCGCCTAGCGTTAAAGGGCAGGCGGAAGTGATTCGCTCTGCTTTGCAGATGGCAGAGGTAGACGCGGCGGATCTGGATTTCATCGAGTGTCATGGCACGGCGACCTCTTTGGGAGACAGCATCGAATTTATGGCGTTGCGTGAGGTTTTCAACGAAAGAGGATCTTCCGCCAGTGCAGAGGAGACACTCAATCAATGTGCATTGGGTACCGTTAAAACCAACATCGGGCATCTGGATTCTGCCGCGGGTATCGCGGGTTTCATTAAGATGGTATTGGCACTCAGACATGGCATGATACCGCCCACGCTGCATTTCCAACGGCCGAATCCTCAATTGGAATTTGAACACTCCCCGTTTTATGTCAATACCCGCGCTGAACTGTGGCCGTCAAACCAAGGGAAATTGAGAACCGGTGGCGTCAGCAGTTTTGGTATTGGCGGAACCAATGCGCATATGGTGTTACAGCAATATGTGCTCCCTCCGCAGACCATGAAGACAAGCGGCGGTGACAAAGTACCCGGAGTCTGTTTTTTTCCGTTTTCAGCAAAAAACAGCACTTCTCTGGCACGGCAACTGGAATCAGTATCCCAGTGGTTGGTTTCACAGCCCGATCCGGATTTATCCGCGCTGTCCCATACCTTGGGCAAACGGCACAGTTTTCCGTATCGAGCCGTGTTTGCGGCAGATTCGAAGTTTGCTCTGATGCAGCAAATTGAACGCTATCTGGCACCGGATGAACAGACGGAGAGTCTGGCGCTGGTTCGGCAAGTCCTGGAAACGACATCGCCGGATAGTCTCTCAGAGAATTTTGCTGCTATCAGCGACTGGGTATCCGGTCAGACAAAAGAGCTTGAGAAATGTCTTTTCAGCCCCGGTAACGGACAACCGTTGATGGATGTCCCCGGATACGCTTTCATTCGCGAGGAGCATGGAATCGGACACATTACAGATAAAATCTGGTCGCAGATTGCCGATATCGTCGCGGCACCTGATGGCAAAGATCTGTCTAAAAATACGGCGGGTCTGCTAACACCATTCTGGAAACCTCTACGCTTGCCGGCACAACCGATGTCGGAGGTGAAGCCGGATACCGTGCTGCTGGTTGACCAGACGTTAGCGTCTCTTGCGAGCGGGTTGGCAGACAACAGTCAGATTGAGGTTGTCAGTCTGGATATGCTGTGTCCGGTACGGATGCGGAACGTTCTGGCAAAATTGTCTAGTGGTTCGCAAATAACAGGTTCGCAAAAGAACCCGTCTCTGGTGTTGTCGCTGGCGTTTCCGACAGAGGGTTTTTCTTTTGCGCCAGCGTCACTCCAAATTTTATCTGAATTAGGCCGGGCGCTTGCGGAGACTGATTTCTCCGTGTTTACTTCCGTGCATATTTATTTGATCGCGCCCGCTTTCTCCATGACCGGCGATAATGGATATCTGGCTGAATCTGTATTGACGGTGGCGGCTCTTAAAGCGTTAGCGTTAGTGATACCTCAGGAGATTCCCGGTGTCAGTTGTGCGTTTCTGAGCATTCAGAATCCCAGTACAGATTGGACGCCCGCCGCGCTGACCAGACTGCTGCAAACTCCGTTGCACGGGCCTCTGAAACTTAATGATGAGGGGTTGTTTGTTGAAGATTTCCGTTGTCCGGATGCGGAAGAAAATGACGTGTTGGATGCGGCGTATTTCAGCGGAAAAACTTACGTCATTACGGGTGCTGGCGGCAGGATGGCCAAGGCGATGGCACGGGTGATCGCACGACGTTTTCAGGGACGGTTGGCACTAATCAGTCGCCAGCCTGCGGACTCTCCTGCCATGAGGAGTTTACAGGAAGAGTTGAAGGACGCGGGCGCTGAGGCGGTGGAGATTTTTCCGTATGCACTGGAATCGGAAGCCGACGCATTGGCGCTGTTTGAGTCCATTCGCCGTCGTTTTGGGGAGATCAACGTGGTTCTTCACGCCGCTGGCGTCACGGATGGTGATTCCTTTTCCCCTCTGGTTCAACTCAATGCCGACCATTATTGCACGCAACTCGCGCCAAAAGCTCAGGTGGCGGCAGTACTCGCCAACGTATTCGAAAGCATTCCCGTTGAATATTGCTTCGTGACATCTTCGATGTCGGCGTTTTTCGGGGGGATTGCCCATGCGCCATACGCTGCGGCCAATCTGTTTCTGGATGGTTGGGGGCAGATGCAAAACAGACGGTTGACAGGAACGCGTTGGGTTGTTGTGAACTGGGAAACGGTTCATTTCGACGAAGATCGTCGGGCTGATGCACTCGTCTGGGGTGCCAATGAAGTTGCTCTCTCTGGCGCTGAGTTTCCTGCTCTGTTTGAACGCAGCTTGCGTGAATATGATCACGAAAACCAGAAAATTTTCTCTGCCGGCCAGTTTATGGATAGATTGTATGCCTGGGGAGGAAGACGTGCTGCCAAGATCGATCACAGACCGCAGGCCGGAGGGAACGTCAAATTGAAGCCCAGACCGAAAACGCTGACTTCCGTTTATCAATCGCCTGCCAATGAGATGCAGAAGGAAATCGCCGCTATATGGAGCAGTATTCTCGGTATTGACGGTATCGGCATTGATGACCGATTTATGGAACTAGGCGGCGACAGTCTGAAGACCATTGTGATGGCGGAAAAAGTGTATAAAAAACTCGGTAAGCGAGTTTCTATTCAGGACTTTTTTTCACAGCCCACATTACGGGAGATTGAACGACAGTTAGTCAACGACCAAAACGCTTCTCATCCTATCTTGCCGGCCATCGACCCGTCTGAGCCAATTATCGCCAGCGCTGATCAGGAATTGTTGTATATACATCAAACCACGTTTACCGACGCCAGTTATAACATGCCAATGGCTTTCCAATGCCCGGCGGCGATCAGTGCGATCGCCATCGCTACAGCGATAGAACAAGTTGCAGACCGGCATCCGGTCTTGAAATGTCTGTTTAAAAGGCAGGGGACTAATTTGATGATGCTGCCTCAGCTTGACGCTAAAGTCAGCTTGGCCATATTTGAGGCTGAACCCGCGCAGGAGGAAAATCAGGCTCGCCTCGAACAGTTTGCTAAAGCCCCTTTTGACCTGCATACCGAACTGCCAATGCGCGCCATGATGATAAAAGGTACGGATGCCGGCCAGTTCCATCAGGTGTTGATCGTCGTCCATCACATCGTATGCGATGCGGTTTCTCTGGGCATACTCGCCCATGATTTTCAGAATAGGCTTGAGGAGCGTCCGTTACCTGAGCCGGAGTACAGTTTCGCGGCCTATCGGCGCTATAGGCTGGAGTTTGAGAACGAAGATCAGGTGCGGAAAAATAAAGCCTATTGGCTCGCCAATCTATTGCCTTTACCTGCGTCGCTGGTATTGCCTACAGTAGATGATTATGACGGACATATCGACGCCGACAGCCATCGGGGAGTAACGCGGGTTAAAAGTCTTTCTGCGCAAACCAGCGAAGAAATCAGGTGTTTTTGCCGTGATCTGGGGCTCCCTGTATTTACCTTTTTCCTCGGGACATTCGGGGTGCTGATGACGAAAATCGCCCGTGCCGAATCCTTTCTTCTCGGTGTTCCCGTCACCGGACGCACACAGCCGGAAGAATTGGCGCTGGTGGGCTATCTTGTCAATATGCTGGCTCTGAAAATTGAGCCGGATACGGATTTTGCCATGACGGATTATCTTCTGGAGCTTAATGCACAGTGGTCTGAAAGCATCCCTTATCAGACTTATCCGATGAGCGCGCTGCTGGATGATCTGAGTACTGAGCATGACTTCCAAAACCGTCAAGGCAAACATCCGTTGTTCGACGTGGTTTTCGGGTATCTGCCACTGAGTCTGAGCGGTGCGGATGAATCCGCGTGGCGTCCCGGATTTTCCCGACTGGAACTGACGTCAGATACGGCCAAATTTGATTTGGTGATGGAAATATCCGAAACCCAAGAGACATTTGATTGCACGATACAATTTCGTGAACGCATGTTTAGTGAAGCCATCATTATGGCGGTGTTTGAGTACTTCTTCGCGTTGATAGAGGAAGTACTCACCGATCCTGATACGGAAATACAGGAATTACTCAAGAACCTTAGCGGTGAGCCTACGCCGGAAATGTCCGCTCAGACGAGCGGCCAGAATGTGGATTCAGAGTTTAATTTTTAG